One Ranitomeya imitator isolate aRanImi1 chromosome 1, aRanImi1.pri, whole genome shotgun sequence DNA window includes the following coding sequences:
- the LOC138657006 gene encoding uncharacterized protein, producing the protein MSVGCVCTKHVLLCCTQMSDTDVSSSSSVSAIFSSQSESSEPEAARPPPKKHAKSTKVVAHGGHKRKKVPSRLSSPQLPVSKSAAKKKRIVVDEEPLTIHNETLINLVEANPSIWDQSDSSHHDIVKNRKLWDQIICHFDPRYMEKSTTSKKKIADAVHTRWKSIRDRFVRDYRNSQNAPSGSSGKRVTPYVHYDQLLSSKNIVSALVSTNRSVCETKLFKGN; encoded by the exons atgtccgtcggatgtgtgtgtactaaacatgtattgctttgttgcacacagatgtcggatacagatgtcagcagcagcagcagcgtgtctgcgattttttcgtcacagtcg gagtcttctgagcccgaggctgctagaccaccccccaaaaaacatgctaaaagcacaaag gttgtggcacacggaggacacaaaagaaagaaggtccctagccgtctgtcgtcgccacaactgccagtg tccaagtcagcggccaaaaaaaaaaggattgtagttgacgaagagccattgactatccacaacgagacactgatcaaccttgtggaagccaacccctccatatgggaccagagcgacagctcccaccatgacatcgtgaagaaccggaagttgtgggatcaaataatctgtcactttgatccccgatacatggagaagtcgacaacctcaaagaaaaaaattg ccgatgctgtccatacccgttggaagtccatccgcgatcgctttgtccgtgactaccggaacagtcagaatgcaccaagcggatccagtggtaaacgggtgaccccgtatgtgcattacgaccaactgctttcttcaaaaaacattgtctcagcgctcgtaagtacaaataggtctgtgtgcgagacaaaattgtttaaaggaaactaa